One window from the genome of Chthonomonadales bacterium encodes:
- a CDS encoding beta-lactamase family protein — protein sequence MRMASALALLGVLAGAATRADRVDDAVRADMAARHIPGLSLAVVRGGKVTKAAAYGFANLEWSVRATTETVYQLQSVTKQFTATAVMMLVEEGRVGLDDPVSRYLEGTPASWAAVTVRRLLTHTSGIKDFINEPTADLRLDVTEEEVLRAAASRPLNFAPGERYAYSNTNYHLLAMILRKVTGQAWSDFVHERILRPLDMRDTRLVSLADIVPRRASGYLWEGGKLRNGRYVAPSILGYAGGGLMSTVLDMAKWDAALYTEKLLKQSALRQMWTPTKLTGGGASDYGFGWAVGSHHGHPMVTHSGAHSTGFTTAITRFPDDRLTVIVLTNQAYTADPSAIALRVAGMVEPALALPPSAPIVERAPPAAPAPDRR from the coding sequence ATGAGGATGGCGAGCGCGCTCGCCCTGCTCGGGGTCCTGGCCGGCGCGGCGACGCGCGCGGACCGAGTGGATGATGCCGTGCGGGCGGACATGGCCGCGCGCCACATCCCGGGCCTCTCGCTTGCGGTGGTGCGCGGCGGCAAGGTGACGAAGGCCGCCGCCTACGGTTTCGCCAACCTGGAATGGAGCGTCCGCGCCACGACCGAGACGGTCTACCAGCTCCAGTCCGTCACGAAGCAGTTCACCGCGACGGCTGTGATGATGCTCGTGGAGGAGGGTAGGGTCGGCCTCGATGACCCGGTGAGCAGGTACCTGGAGGGCACCCCGGCCTCCTGGGCCGCCGTCACCGTGCGCCGACTGCTCACGCACACCTCCGGCATCAAGGATTTCATCAACGAGCCGACCGCCGACCTGCGGCTGGACGTGACCGAGGAGGAGGTCCTGCGCGCGGCGGCCTCCCGCCCGCTCAACTTCGCGCCTGGCGAGAGGTACGCCTACAGCAACACGAACTACCACCTGCTCGCGATGATCCTCCGCAAGGTGACCGGCCAGGCGTGGAGCGACTTCGTGCACGAACGGATCCTGCGGCCGCTCGACATGCGCGACACGCGGCTCGTGAGCCTGGCCGACATCGTCCCTCGCCGCGCGTCGGGCTATCTCTGGGAGGGCGGCAAGCTGCGAAACGGGCGCTACGTCGCCCCGTCCATTCTGGGCTACGCGGGCGGCGGGCTCATGTCGACCGTGCTGGACATGGCGAAGTGGGACGCCGCCCTCTACACCGAGAAGCTGCTCAAGCAATCTGCGCTCCGGCAGATGTGGACGCCGACCAAACTGACGGGCGGAGGCGCCTCCGACTACGGCTTTGGCTGGGCGGTAGGCTCCCATCACGGCCACCCGATGGTGACGCACTCGGGCGCGCACTCCACGGGGTTCACAACGGCGATCACGCGGTTCCCGGACGACCGGCTGACGGTGATCGTCCTGACCAACCAGGCCTACACGGCGGACCCCTCCGCGATCGCGCTGCGCGTGGCCGGGATGGTGGAGCCGGCGCTCGCGCTCCCGCCGAGCGCGCCCATCGTGGAGCGCGCGCCGCCTGCAGCGCCAGCGCCTGACCGCCGATAA
- a CDS encoding S8 family serine peptidase translates to MNHRLIASLTVVCAALIACPAGAGAQGAARRPRPTGPVAFAPAPTPLPQPAPGRRGMPALRLGSVRPRVVPNQYVVKMKPSTPGATLRAVQASVGARVLSAIPKLGVQVIEVPNAAAGRALARNPNVLWAYPRAMRYPLVAPPNDPAYNQIDTQLAGDPDMATWFKWDAHDLGAVAGWSTWPGQYFTAAGKGSAAVTLAVIDTGIDYDHPDFVNAGGSSSDVAFGGQLLRSMDVSILSGVTTAEAWDVYGHGTHVAGIAAASTNNGIGSTGMGYNANVISIRVVDAEGNGTDDDLARAIVYAADHGALICNVSLGGYDYSQAEQDAVNYAWQKGMLVVAAAGNDASNLSPNYPGALSKVLAVSAVARQGYLATYSNWGNYVGISAPGGDWDFDVNWFLGIYSTTPTYFVTLNDPDAYGMQMNYDYLMGTSMASPQVAGLAALYAGMKGYSQATPGVSLLIYQALQRAADGGSTWSPYYGYGIINIHNTLNLDSDPNPRGATTGGVIGQVSLLGSTYQGATLVARRVGTTDRYNATAQSFGAYRFAGLPAGDYDITATALGQNQTIAGVQITAGCDRPGVDFNIGALATTTTVADLAASPGQGVTLSATLARTDNGDPVPNADVAFSVDGASAGTGVTNAAGVATVAYTVPGDASGVLEVTAAYAGGGAYLASSDTGQITVGALAATRAWIGDRTQTTGRNISFWGYLKRADTDAPIAGKTVHLLIEGASVASGTTGADGRALLTYYVPVGHAPGAFPARVEFHGDASFGASADDSTLNVQVATRPWVGNRTQKAGKTVYFWGYMQRTDNGQILPGLAVRLLVDGAQVDTGVTDGTGRALLSYAIPADKPLGAHPVVLQFDGSGGYLAASGSSTLTVTAP, encoded by the coding sequence ATGAACCATCGTCTGATTGCCTCGCTCACGGTTGTGTGCGCGGCGCTGATCGCGTGCCCGGCCGGCGCGGGCGCGCAGGGCGCCGCCCGCCGGCCACGGCCCACGGGGCCCGTCGCGTTCGCGCCCGCGCCGACGCCGCTGCCGCAGCCGGCGCCGGGCCGCCGCGGGATGCCGGCCCTGCGCCTCGGCTCCGTGCGGCCGCGCGTCGTGCCGAACCAGTACGTCGTCAAGATGAAGCCGTCGACCCCGGGCGCGACGCTTCGCGCGGTGCAGGCGAGCGTCGGCGCGCGCGTGCTGAGCGCGATCCCGAAGCTCGGCGTGCAGGTGATCGAGGTTCCGAACGCCGCCGCAGGCCGGGCGCTCGCGCGCAACCCGAACGTTCTGTGGGCCTATCCCCGCGCCATGCGCTACCCTCTCGTGGCGCCGCCGAACGACCCGGCCTACAACCAGATCGACACCCAGCTCGCCGGCGACCCGGATATGGCTACCTGGTTCAAGTGGGACGCGCACGACCTGGGCGCCGTGGCCGGCTGGAGCACGTGGCCCGGCCAGTACTTCACCGCCGCCGGTAAGGGATCCGCCGCCGTCACCCTCGCCGTCATCGACACGGGCATCGACTACGACCACCCCGACTTCGTCAACGCGGGCGGCTCCTCCAGCGATGTCGCCTTCGGCGGCCAGCTCCTGCGCTCGATGGACGTCAGCATCCTGTCTGGCGTCACCACCGCCGAGGCATGGGACGTCTACGGCCACGGCACGCACGTCGCCGGGATCGCCGCCGCCTCCACCAACAACGGGATCGGCTCGACTGGCATGGGCTACAACGCCAACGTCATCTCGATCCGCGTGGTCGACGCGGAGGGCAACGGCACCGACGACGATCTCGCCCGGGCCATCGTCTACGCGGCCGACCACGGCGCGCTCATCTGCAACGTCTCGCTGGGCGGCTACGACTACTCGCAGGCCGAGCAGGACGCCGTGAACTATGCCTGGCAGAAGGGGATGCTCGTCGTGGCGGCTGCCGGCAACGACGCCTCCAACCTCTCGCCCAACTATCCGGGCGCGCTCAGCAAGGTGCTCGCCGTCTCCGCGGTCGCCCGCCAGGGCTACCTGGCCACCTACTCCAACTGGGGCAACTACGTGGGCATCTCGGCTCCCGGAGGCGACTGGGATTTCGACGTGAACTGGTTCCTCGGCATCTACAGCACGACGCCGACCTACTTCGTTACGCTCAACGATCCGGACGCCTACGGGATGCAGATGAACTACGACTACCTGATGGGCACGTCGATGGCGTCGCCCCAGGTGGCCGGGCTCGCGGCCCTCTACGCCGGTATGAAGGGCTACTCCCAGGCCACGCCCGGCGTCAGTCTGCTTATCTACCAGGCGCTCCAGCGAGCCGCCGACGGCGGAAGCACCTGGAGCCCGTACTACGGCTACGGCATCATCAACATCCACAACACCCTCAACCTCGACAGCGACCCGAACCCGCGCGGCGCCACCACGGGAGGCGTCATCGGCCAGGTGAGCCTCCTGGGCTCTACCTACCAGGGCGCCACGCTCGTCGCGCGCCGCGTCGGCACGACGGACCGCTACAACGCCACGGCGCAGAGTTTCGGAGCCTACCGCTTCGCGGGGCTGCCCGCGGGCGACTACGACATCACGGCCACCGCGCTCGGCCAGAACCAGACCATCGCCGGCGTGCAGATCACCGCCGGCTGCGATCGGCCGGGGGTCGACTTCAACATCGGCGCGCTCGCCACGACGACGACGGTGGCCGACCTCGCCGCGTCGCCCGGCCAGGGCGTGACGCTGAGCGCCACCCTGGCGCGAACAGACAACGGCGACCCCGTGCCGAACGCCGACGTGGCCTTCAGCGTCGACGGGGCCAGCGCGGGTACGGGCGTCACGAACGCCGCCGGAGTCGCGACGGTCGCCTACACGGTGCCGGGAGACGCCTCGGGGGTGCTCGAGGTGACGGCGGCCTACGCAGGCGGTGGCGCCTACCTGGCCAGCAGCGACACGGGCCAGATCACGGTCGGCGCGCTGGCGGCTACCCGCGCCTGGATCGGCGATCGCACCCAGACAACCGGCCGCAACATCAGCTTCTGGGGCTACCTGAAGCGCGCCGACACCGACGCGCCGATCGCCGGCAAGACGGTGCATCTGCTGATCGAGGGCGCGAGCGTGGCCTCCGGCACGACCGGCGCCGACGGCCGCGCGCTCCTTACCTACTACGTGCCGGTGGGCCACGCCCCCGGCGCCTTCCCCGCGCGGGTTGAGTTCCACGGCGATGCCTCCTTCGGCGCCAGCGCCGACGACAGCACGCTCAACGTGCAGGTGGCGACGCGCCCGTGGGTGGGCAACCGCACGCAGAAGGCGGGCAAGACCGTCTACTTCTGGGGCTACATGCAGCGAACGGACAACGGCCAGATCCTGCCCGGCCTTGCGGTCCGGCTCCTGGTGGACGGCGCGCAGGTGGACACGGGGGTGACCGACGGCACCGGTCGCGCTCTGCTGAGCTACGCGATCCCGGCCGACAAGCCGTTG